A window of the Aspergillus flavus chromosome 6, complete sequence genome harbors these coding sequences:
- a CDS encoding nuclear localization sequence binding protein (RNA binding protein Rnp24, putative) produces the protein MSAIGEANHKKRKLPEVSEIEIDVSAPEPASKKALRKAKKKAAEAPPEPTTSEQQTEVAADHEENSKKRSDYGIWIGNLAFSITKDDLRKFFTSNCSFTDTTITRIHLPKSSEKNGKAQNKGFAYVDFSNQKATTEALGLSEQLLSGRRVLIKDAKSFAGRPEKSQQENQKTGVAGAASGNPPSKRIFVGNLGFDATKEIIEEHFGKCGPVAHVQVATFQDSGKCKGYAWVTFEDLTAAEAAVKGFVMVNEDEEDEEVPGSDSENYKQPKKLKQRRVWVNQIMGRRMRMEFAEDATTRYKKRFGKDGEGKKTQTTDVRGTEPFDDQDTTGRQPQRSRSAKTRQGRTDYSRYDQETVQKLSGAIVESQGKKTTFD, from the coding sequence ATGTCTGCAATTGGTGAAGCAAACCACAAAAAGCGAAAATTACCAGAGGTATCCGAGATCGAGATCGACGTCTCAGCTCCTGAACCTGCATCAAAAAAAGCTCTGCGtaaagcaaagaagaaagctgccGAGGCTCCACCAGAGCCTACTACTAGCGAACAGCAGACAGAAGTCGCCGCAGACCACGAAGAAAATTCCAAGAAACGCTCAGACTATGGCATTTGGATTGGAAACCTAGCGTTTTCCATTACTAAAGATGACCTGCGCAAATTCTTTACAAGCAACTGTTCCTTCACGGATACTACGATCACTCGAATACATTTACCCAAGTCATCGGAAAAGAATGGGAAAGCTCAAAATAAAGGATTTGCATATGTTGATTTCTCCAACCAGAAGGCCACGACTGAGGCATTGGGACTGAGTGAACAACTCCTATCTGGGCGCCGTGTGCTTATAAAGGATGCAAAGAGCTTTGCTGGTAGACCAGAAAAGTCGCAACAGGAAAATCAGAAGACTGGCGTTGCTGGGGCGGCCTCTGGTAACCCTCCTTCCAAGCGTATATTCGTCGGCAACCTTGGCTTTGATGCCACGAAAGAGATCATCGAGGAACATTTTGGAAAATGTGGGCCGGTTGCACATGTACAAGTAGCAACATTTCAAGACTCCGGGAAATGTAAAGGTTATGCCTGGGTGACATTCGAAGACCTCACAGCCGCAGAGGCAGCGGTGAAAGGCTTTGTTATGGTTaacgaagatgaggaagatgaagaagtaCCCGGGTCTGACTCCGAAAATTACAAGCAGCCTAAGAAGCTGAAACAAAGAAGGGTATGGGTAAACCAAATTATGGGTCGGCGTATGCGAATGGAGTTTGCTGAAGATGCAACAACACGGTACAAAAAGCGCTTCGGGAAGGATGGCGAAGGCAAGAAAACACAAACTACAGATGTTCGTGGGACAGAACCGTTCGACGATCAGGATACAACCGGAAGACAACCTCAAAGATCACGATCTGCAAAGACTAGGCAGGGAAGGACGGATTACTCAAGATACGACCAGGAAACCGTGCAAAAGCTTAGTGGTGCCATTGTTGAGTCtcagggaaagaagactACGTTCGATTGA
- a CDS encoding IEC3 subunit of the Ino80 complex, chromatin re-modelling-domain-containing protein codes for MSQDADEAQSVAESLPDAPAGAPTKQSYRSFKKKFAKLKVKFELGMRESESLIREELRIQDLSKRIQEQNDQLLEALLEFNDSIYISPDLRYDLNAPGDDLFPPTPKRELSPSHNDPSLASSMLRNAKTDLALGHMKVEHYCDLENSVKRNEVFAPRMRYTSLIRIPHTLPQPEENQSENIISEHSLGFFTPEHENEYYLATDAKLGDTSALMQLNDIPEKLSFVEREREAALRNPISVYNWLRRNQPHIFLQDNENASEKSASRPSNLRTSKKAALNQSRKDEDLHDDDSILMDIGHGSGGSKGKRKREEDVGNKFKGSSSNRSSRKKKDDGSSNVVKRSSKRTSGVGA; via the exons ATGTCTCAAGACGCAGATGAGGCCCAGTCCGTCGCTGAGAGCCTTCCTGATGCTCCCGCAGGTGCTCCTACCAAACAGTCATACCGGTCTTTTAA GAAGAAGTTTGCCAAACTCAAAGTGAAATTCGAGCTGGGAATGAGAGAGAGCGAATCACTTATCCGGGAGGAGTTGCGCATACAAGATCTCTCAAAGAGAATACAGGAACAGAATGA CCAGCTTCTAGAAGCTCTTCTCGAATTTAACgacagtatatatatctcacCGGACCTACGGTACGATTTGAATGCTCCCGGAGATGATCTGTTCCCCCCAACTCCTAAAAGAGAACTCTCGCCCTCACACAACGATCCTTCCTTGGCTAGCTCCATGCTCAGAAATGCTAAAACGGACCTGGCACTTGGTCATATGAAGGTTGAGCATTATTGTGACCTGGAGAATTCTGTGAAACGGAACGAAGTCTTTGCGCCGCGCATGCGGTATACCTCGTTGATAAGGATTCCCCATACGCTCCCtcaaccagaagaaaatcaatccgaaaatattatttctgAACATAGCCTTGGGTTCTTCACACCTGAACACGAAAATGAGTATTACCTAGCTACCGACGCCAAACTAGGTGATACGTCAGCACTCATGCAACTGAATGATATCCCTGAGAAACTTTCCTTCGTCGaacgagagagagaggctgCATTGCGAAATCCAATCTCGGTTTACAATTGGTTGCGAAGGAACCAACCGCATATTTTCTTACAAGACAATGAGAACGCTTCCGAGAAGTCTGCCTCTCGGCCATCGAATTTGCGTACGTCCAAGAAAGCAGCCCTCAACCAGTCGCGGAAGGACGAAGATCTCCATGACGATGACAGTATCTTAATGGATATTGGACACGGATCAGGAGGCTCTAAGGGCAAACGCAAGCGCGAAGAAGACGTTGGCAATAAATTCAAAGGTAGTAGCAGCAACAGGTCAAgtcggaaaaagaaagacgatgGCAGCTCTAACGTCGTCAAGCGTTCGTCTAAGAGAACATCGGGGGTAGGTGCCTGA
- a CDS encoding exoribonuclease complex, subunit Rrp4 (exosomal 3'), which translates to MNVLTVRHPAVENFKRMAITILPPVVDHVDICPSDSDMDSMSVDSDGGVDLATGRTSRPSKRPRLVEGTDITSGVVTPGEIVTDDPQWMRGHGTYINPLSTSIIATVAGTVQKTNKLLSVQPLRARYTPEIGDLVVGRIVEVQSRRWKVDVAAPLLAQLPLSAINLPGGILRRRTSADELQIRTFFSEGDLVVAEVQTVHSDGAASLHTRSLKYGKLRNGVFLAVTGTGGSGASSSMVKGGVGSGPIPAGAMGASGTGGVVRSRRQVWTVNTANGGGDVDVILGVNGYIWISKHADDTAAACSTTDSVSITRMEEMVSSSIYSSQNDDIPPQTRREIARLAQCIRVLVQGGVRVDEETVMSAYEASLQVDLEVGDDDDDDDDDRRREGREYLEGNKARRILELVLERN; encoded by the exons ATGAATGTATTGACAGTCAGACATCCGGCAGTTGAGAATTTTAAGAGAATGGCTATTACAATTCTTCCCCCAGTGGTCGACCATGTCGACATATGCCCCTCGGATTCAGACATGGATTCCATGTCCGTGGACTCGGACGGAGGAGTAGACCTAGCAACAGGAAGGACATCAAGACCGAGCAAAAGACCTCGCTTAGTGGAAGGAACAGATATTACGTCAGGAGTGGTTACGCCTGGAGAAATCGTGACAGATGATCCACAATGGATGAG AGGACATGGTACCTACATAAATCCCCTTTCGACCTCCATAATTGCTACGGTCGCCGGTACTGTTCAAAAGACCAACAAACTTCTTTCTGTACAACCGCTTCGAGCTCGTTACACTCCAGAAATAGGTGACCTTGTTGTGGGGCGCATTGTTGAAGTTCAATCCAGACGATGGAAAGTAGACGTTGCTGCTCCGCTCCTTGCACAGCTCCCACTGTCTGCGATCAATCTCCCGGGCGGTATCTTGCGTCGACGAACGAGCGCCGATGAACTACAGATCAGAACTTTCTTCAGTGAAGGTGACCTGGTAGTCGCAGAAGTTCAGACTGTACATTCTGATGGTGCAGCTTCACTACATACGCGGTCTTTGAAATACGGAAAACTCAGGAATGGGGTTTTTCTCGCCGTGACCGGGACGGGTGGAAGTGGAGCTTCAAGTTCGATGGTAAAAGGAGGAGTTGGCTCTGGACCTATCCCTGCAGGAGCGATGGGCGCTTCAGGCACGGGAGGAGTAGTTCGGTCTCGGAGACAGGTGTGGACAGTCAACACCGCTAATGGAGGTGGCGATGTGGATGTCATACTTGGAGTTAACGGATATATCTGGATCTCTAAACATGCCGATGATACCGCTGCCGCGTGTTCCACTACGGATAGCGTGTCGATAACCCGcatggaggagatggtgtcGAGCTCTATATACTCCAGTCAAAACGATGACATCCCGCCTCAAACAAGGCGAGAAATTGCACGACTAGCGCAGTGTATCCGAGTTCTTGTTCAAGGGGGAGTGCGGGTTGATGAAGAGACCGTGATGAGTGCATATGAGGCTAGCCTACAAGTGGATTTAGAGGTtggtgacgatgacgatgacgacgacgacgatcggagaagagaagggagagagtATCTTGAGGGGAACAAAGCGCGGAGAATACTGGAATTGGTTTTGGAACGCAACTAG
- a CDS encoding interferon-related developmental regulator-domain-containing protein: protein MPDLRRQVLESGKTISRKAASREGSRRTSRTNSAQNSHQSSRNASRHPSDEEDSGNLSDDTALSIGSLDDLTDNPEVDSNNWAQELRDVIQEIGDRKRSSVQSREECYAAFCRLLKCHYVEEHVRSSLDELLDAFCRSIKLESSVRETTLALRALELLVITVFEDTNYRNVEPILTRTIRDSTSNLVKAAAIHCLGACAIFGGAGEDGILDQMTFFLDIAASDGQSIDAADDPSSVTAALQEWGVLAVEIEDLEGESEEAIQIFMDQLNSSESPVQIAAGENIALLYEKSYTPQEDDDDENSEHDTDDESLDDRQGPKLIKRYDAYHNTHELEQQLQSLATVHNKRISKKDKKNLHSNFVSILTTVEDPRRGPMYNTAIDQETNRHYGSKLTVKIGRQGVMNIDRWWKWIRLNSLRRILQGGFAVHYYQGNRAVLDSLPVMVRQPTPADRGAAKKTVKSRNSRRWAVHEQSDEEY from the exons ATGCCTGATCTTCGTCGTCAGGTCTTGGAGAGTGGTAAAACCATCTCTCGCAAAGCTGCTTCGCGTGAAGGTTCTCGCCGCACTTCGCGCACAAACTCTGCGCAAAATTCCCACCAATCTTCTCGAAATGCAAGCAGGCATCCgtccgacgaggaggacTCTGGGAATCTTAGTGATGACACCGCGTTGAG CATTGGCTCGCTGGACGATTTGACAGATAACCCTGAGGTTGACAGCAACAATTGGGCTCAAGAGCTCCGCGATGTCATTCAAGAAATCGGGGACCGCAAACGTAGCAGCGTACAGAGCCGCGAAGAATGCTACGCTGCATTCTGTCGTCTGCTGAAATGCCACTATGTCGAGGAACACGTTCGAAGTAGCCTCGACGAACTTTTAGACGCCTTTTGCCGGAGCATCAAACTTGAATCCAGTGTGCGTGAGACTACCTTGGCATTGCGAGCGCTTGAACTCCTTGTCATCACCGTGTTCGAAGACACCAATTATAGAAATGTTGAACCTATACTTACTCGAACTATTCGAGACTCGACATCCAATCTTGTTAAGGCTGCTGCTATTCATTGTCTAGGCGCATGCGCTATTTTCGGGGGTGCAGGAGAGGATGGGATCCTAGACCAGATGACATTCTTCCTGGACATTGCAGCTTCTGATGGGCAGTCAATCGATGCTGCCGACGACCCGAGCAGTGTCACCGCGGCTCTCCAGGAATGGGGCGTTTTGGCCGTTGAGATAGAAGACCTCGAAGGTGAAAGCGAAGAAGCAATTCAAATCTTCATGGACCAGTTAAACAGCAGTGAGTCACCTGTCCAAATCGCAGCGGGTGAAAACATCGCATTACTATACGAAAAGAGTTACACCCCccaagaggatgatgacgacgagaaTAGCGAGCACGACACAGACGATGAATCTTTGGACGATCGACAGGGCCCTAAATTGATTAAGCGCTACGATGCATACCATAATACTCACGAGCTCGAGCAGCAACTTCAATCACTAGCCACGGTACATAACAAGCGCATCAgtaagaaagataaaaagaacCTACACAGCAATTTCGTTTCGATTTTGACCACCGTTGAGGACCCTCGTCGAGGTCCGATGTACAACACAGCCATCGATCAAGAGACCAATCGACATTACGGAAGCAAGCTGACGGTGAAGATCGGCCGCCAGGGTGTGATGAACATCGATCGGTGGTGGAAATGGATTCGGCTGAATTCACTCCGCCGGATTCTTCAGGGAGGTTTTGCGGTGCATTACTATCAGGGCAACCGAGCTGTGTTGGACAGTCTCCCGGTCATGGTTCGCCAGCCTACGCCTGCTGACCGGGGGGCAGCAAAGAAGACTGTGAAGTCGCGGAATAGTCGACGGTGGGCTGTCCATGAGCAATCGGACGAGGAATACTAG